Proteins co-encoded in one Arthrobacter globiformis genomic window:
- a CDS encoding YnfA family protein gives MTILKSVLLFTLAAVAEIGGAWLIWQAVREDKAWWWAGLGIVALGLYGFVAAFQPDAHFGRVLAAYGGVFIAGSLVWGMLLDGFRPDRWDIIGAAVCLVGVAVIMFAPRHG, from the coding sequence ATGACGATTCTGAAATCCGTGCTCCTTTTCACCCTTGCTGCCGTGGCGGAGATCGGCGGAGCCTGGCTGATCTGGCAGGCCGTGCGGGAGGACAAGGCGTGGTGGTGGGCCGGACTCGGAATTGTGGCGCTGGGGCTCTACGGCTTTGTCGCCGCCTTCCAGCCGGATGCCCATTTCGGCCGGGTCCTGGCGGCGTACGGCGGGGTCTTCATCGCCGGCTCGCTGGTGTGGGGCATGCTTCTGGACGGTTTCCGGCCCGACCGCTGGGACATCATCGGTGCCGCCGTCTGCCTCGTTGGCGTCGCCGTCATCATGTTCGCCCCCAGACACGGCTGA
- a CDS encoding amino acid permease: MHADQQLSKSLKPRHLSMIAIAGVIGAGLFVGSGAAIQQAGPGILLAYMAAGIVVILVMRMLGEMAAANPETGSFSTYADKALGRWAGFSIGWLYAWFWIIVLGIEATAGAAIMHRWVPGIDQWVWALALMILLTLTNLGSVKSYGEFEFWFASIKVTAIILFLLFGVAAILGLVPGVPAPGLSNLTGNGGFLPNGPGAVLAGILVVVFAFFGAEIATIAAGESENPVEAVKKAVKSTVWRILVFYIGSIAIVVTLLPWNSANVAKSPYVAVIELFGIPGAGTIMDVVVLTSVLSCLNSGLYTASRMLFSLSQRGDAPKSWTRISKRGVPAAAVLASTVVGFITVGLNYIAPDTVFLFLVNTSGAIALFVWLVIASSQLVLRRRMGAAAKDLTLKMWFFPYLTWLAIGSIVALIIGMVILDSTRESLLLSVALAAVVVGIGVWRYRKGGPGRAEVAAAAETSAETADAGVGSGPAS, encoded by the coding sequence ATGCACGCTGACCAACAACTGTCGAAATCCCTAAAACCCCGGCACCTGTCGATGATCGCCATTGCGGGCGTCATCGGCGCCGGCCTGTTTGTCGGCTCCGGCGCGGCCATCCAGCAGGCCGGTCCCGGCATCCTGCTGGCCTATATGGCCGCAGGCATCGTGGTCATCCTCGTCATGCGGATGCTTGGCGAGATGGCGGCCGCGAACCCCGAAACCGGTTCCTTCTCCACCTACGCAGACAAGGCGCTGGGCCGCTGGGCGGGCTTCAGCATCGGCTGGCTCTACGCGTGGTTCTGGATCATCGTGCTGGGCATCGAAGCCACAGCCGGTGCGGCGATCATGCACCGGTGGGTGCCCGGCATCGACCAGTGGGTCTGGGCTCTGGCGCTCATGATCCTGCTCACGCTGACCAACCTGGGCTCGGTGAAGTCCTATGGGGAGTTCGAGTTCTGGTTCGCCTCCATCAAGGTCACGGCCATCATCCTGTTCCTCCTTTTCGGCGTGGCGGCGATCCTCGGCCTGGTTCCGGGCGTTCCGGCGCCGGGCCTGAGCAACCTGACCGGCAACGGCGGCTTCCTCCCCAACGGCCCGGGAGCCGTCCTGGCCGGAATCCTCGTGGTGGTCTTCGCGTTCTTCGGCGCAGAGATCGCCACCATCGCAGCCGGTGAATCCGAAAACCCGGTTGAAGCGGTCAAGAAGGCCGTAAAGTCCACCGTCTGGCGCATCCTCGTCTTCTACATCGGCTCCATCGCGATTGTGGTTACGCTGCTCCCCTGGAACTCCGCCAACGTGGCCAAGAGCCCTTATGTCGCGGTCATCGAGCTGTTCGGCATCCCCGGCGCGGGCACCATCATGGACGTCGTGGTGCTGACCTCGGTGCTGTCCTGCCTGAACTCCGGCCTCTACACGGCCAGCCGCATGCTGTTCTCGCTTTCGCAGCGCGGCGATGCCCCGAAGTCCTGGACCCGCATCTCCAAGCGCGGCGTGCCCGCCGCAGCAGTGTTGGCCTCCACCGTGGTTGGCTTCATCACGGTGGGACTGAACTACATCGCCCCGGACACGGTCTTCCTGTTCCTCGTGAACACCTCCGGTGCCATCGCACTGTTTGTCTGGCTGGTCATTGCATCGTCCCAGCTGGTGCTGCGCCGCCGGATGGGGGCCGCAGCGAAGGACCTGACGCTGAAGATGTGGTTCTTCCCCTACCTCACCTGGCTGGCAATCGGCAGCATCGTGGCGCTCATCATCGGCATGGTGATCCTGGATTCCACCCGCGAGTCGCTCCTGCTCTCCGTGGCACTGGCCGCCGTGGTGGTCGGCATCGGTGTGTGGCGCTACCGCAAGGGCGGTCCGGGCCGGGCTGAGGTGGCGGCCGCCGCCGAAACGTCCGCCGAAACCGCGGACGCAGGCGTGGGGTCCGGCCCGGCGTCGTAA
- a CDS encoding M18 family aminopeptidase, producing the protein MPLHSSPAEHIRDLGDYVSASPSSFHAAHEGARRLAEAGFTGLDELQPWDATAGKFYVVRDGALIAWVTPEGAGPTTGFNILGAHTDSPSFKLKPKPTTGRFGWLQAGVEVYGGPLLNSWLDRELQLAGRLVMLDGTQHLTATGPLLRFPQLAIHLDRAVNEGLTLDKQQHMNPVFGLGDPGGEDLLAVLAERVYGEGTPVDPAQIGGYDVVIADTQPPAVFGVRSEFFASGRLDNLSATHAGITALIAHADASDGGPDAPGGTAPIAVLAAFDHEEIGSASRSGACGPVLEDILVRISDGLGASVSQRRQAFAASFCVSADAGHAVHPNYAERHDPVNRPVLNGGPLLKINANQRYATDAAGAALWARLCGEAGVPFQEFVSNNVMPCGSTIGPLTATRLGIRTVDVGVPLLSMHSARELCGVEDPHRLARVTELFFGAAAHA; encoded by the coding sequence ATGCCTCTCCATTCCTCCCCCGCCGAGCACATCCGGGACCTGGGCGACTACGTCAGCGCCTCGCCGTCGAGCTTTCACGCCGCCCACGAGGGCGCCCGGCGCCTGGCGGAGGCCGGCTTCACCGGCCTGGACGAGCTGCAGCCCTGGGACGCCACGGCAGGCAAGTTCTACGTCGTTCGGGACGGTGCGCTCATTGCTTGGGTCACGCCCGAAGGTGCCGGGCCCACCACCGGCTTCAACATCCTGGGCGCCCACACGGATTCGCCGTCGTTCAAGCTCAAGCCCAAGCCGACCACGGGGCGGTTCGGGTGGCTCCAGGCCGGCGTGGAGGTGTACGGCGGTCCGCTGCTGAACTCGTGGCTGGACCGGGAACTGCAGCTGGCCGGGCGCCTGGTGATGCTCGACGGCACCCAGCACCTGACCGCCACCGGTCCGCTGCTGCGCTTTCCGCAGCTGGCCATCCACCTGGACCGGGCCGTGAACGAGGGCCTGACCCTCGACAAACAGCAGCACATGAACCCTGTGTTCGGGCTCGGCGATCCTGGCGGGGAGGACCTGCTGGCGGTGCTGGCCGAACGGGTGTACGGCGAGGGCACGCCTGTTGACCCGGCCCAGATCGGCGGCTATGACGTCGTCATCGCGGACACGCAGCCGCCCGCGGTTTTCGGGGTCAGAAGTGAGTTCTTCGCCTCCGGGCGGCTGGACAACCTGTCCGCCACGCACGCCGGGATCACGGCGCTCATCGCGCACGCTGACGCTTCCGACGGCGGCCCGGACGCTCCCGGGGGAACCGCACCGATTGCGGTGCTCGCCGCCTTCGACCACGAGGAAATCGGCTCCGCGTCCCGGTCCGGTGCGTGCGGGCCGGTCCTGGAAGACATTCTGGTCCGGATCTCGGACGGGCTGGGCGCGTCGGTGAGCCAGCGGCGGCAGGCGTTCGCGGCGTCGTTCTGTGTTTCTGCCGACGCCGGCCACGCCGTCCACCCCAACTATGCCGAACGGCACGACCCCGTCAACCGTCCCGTCCTCAACGGCGGGCCGCTGCTAAAGATCAACGCCAACCAGCGGTACGCCACCGACGCCGCCGGGGCTGCACTCTGGGCGCGGCTGTGCGGCGAGGCCGGGGTCCCCTTCCAGGAGTTTGTCTCCAACAACGTGATGCCGTGCGGTTCCACGATCGGCCCGCTGACGGCCACCCGGCTGGGCATCAGGACCGTGGACGTGGGTGTTCCCCTGCTGTCCATGCACTCGGCCAGGGAGCTCTGCGGCGTGGAGGATCCGCACCGCCTTGCCCGGGTGACTGAGCTGTTCTTTGGAGCCGCAGCGCACGCCTAG
- a CDS encoding intradiol ring-cleavage dioxygenase, producing MTTAPRTPVGQQLQHQPNPNHDRGLEFDLSTLMSRRSLGMFFGAGTAAALAACTPGGSSGSPSGSPSSASPSPTATATTATTAPAASTTASASASPTVTRAIADCRVEIPQETAGPYPGDGSNGPNVLEASGVVRQDIISSFGTSTTKADGVPLTVTLTLLDNANGCVPLAGAAVYAWHCDKEGRYSLYDSGLEKENFLRGVQEADANGQVSFKTIYPGAYNGRWPHIHFEVFESMNNATAAGQVLAVSQIALTNAACREVYASTGYETSARNFPNTTLQSDNVFGEDGGIYQLATMTGSVSGGYTAGLNVTI from the coding sequence ATGACAACTGCACCCCGCACGCCCGTTGGACAGCAGCTCCAGCACCAGCCGAATCCCAACCATGACCGCGGGCTCGAGTTCGATCTCTCCACGCTGATGTCCCGACGCTCACTGGGAATGTTCTTCGGCGCCGGCACGGCGGCCGCGCTAGCGGCCTGCACGCCCGGCGGTTCGTCAGGATCACCGTCGGGATCGCCGTCGTCGGCTTCCCCCAGCCCAACGGCCACCGCCACCACAGCAACGACGGCGCCGGCAGCTTCCACAACCGCCTCGGCTTCCGCTTCCCCCACCGTGACCCGTGCCATCGCCGATTGCCGCGTGGAGATACCGCAGGAGACGGCCGGGCCGTACCCTGGCGACGGCTCCAACGGACCGAACGTCCTGGAAGCCTCCGGGGTGGTCCGGCAGGACATCATCTCAAGCTTCGGCACGTCCACCACGAAAGCGGACGGTGTGCCGCTAACCGTCACGCTTACCCTGCTCGACAACGCCAACGGCTGCGTCCCGCTGGCCGGCGCGGCCGTCTACGCCTGGCACTGCGACAAGGAGGGGCGCTACTCGCTCTACGATTCGGGGCTGGAGAAGGAGAACTTCCTGCGCGGCGTGCAGGAGGCGGACGCCAACGGCCAGGTCAGCTTCAAGACCATCTACCCCGGCGCCTACAATGGCCGCTGGCCGCACATCCACTTCGAAGTGTTCGAGTCCATGAACAACGCCACGGCGGCAGGGCAGGTCCTTGCGGTCTCGCAGATAGCCCTGACGAACGCCGCCTGCCGGGAGGTCTACGCCTCCACGGGCTACGAAACCAGCGCCCGGAATTTCCCCAACACCACGCTGCAGTCGGACAACGTGTTCGGCGAGGACGGTGGCATCTACCAGCTGGCCACCATGACGGGTTCTGTCTCCGGCGGCTACACGGCAGGGCTCAACGTCACCATCTAG
- a CDS encoding response regulator, producing MNESGRLRVLLADDQPLLRMGFRLILEGEDGLEVVGEASDGADAVRQVGHLDPDVVLMDVRMPTLDGIEATRAITGSGSRARIIILTTFDLDEYAFAGLQAGASAFLLKDVAPAELVQAVRVVASGDAVVAPRVTQRLLETYVRGAGPAPAWDGPGMASPAAAAPAPRDPLLADLTPRETEMLEAMSEGLSNAEIAHRYFLSEATVKTHVRRILTKLHLRDRVQAVVYAYETGLVTPSNPDY from the coding sequence ATGAACGAGTCCGGACGCCTCCGGGTCCTGCTGGCGGATGACCAGCCGCTGCTGCGGATGGGTTTCCGGCTCATTCTGGAGGGTGAGGACGGCCTCGAGGTGGTGGGCGAGGCCTCCGACGGGGCCGACGCCGTCCGCCAGGTGGGCCACCTCGATCCCGACGTCGTGCTCATGGACGTCCGGATGCCTACGCTCGACGGGATCGAGGCTACCCGGGCCATCACCGGCTCCGGTTCGCGCGCCAGGATCATCATCCTGACCACCTTCGACCTGGATGAGTACGCCTTCGCCGGGCTCCAGGCCGGGGCCTCCGCCTTCCTGCTGAAGGATGTGGCACCCGCCGAGCTAGTCCAGGCCGTCCGGGTGGTGGCCAGCGGGGACGCCGTGGTGGCGCCCCGCGTGACCCAGCGGCTTCTTGAGACGTACGTCCGCGGTGCCGGACCCGCTCCCGCGTGGGATGGTCCGGGCATGGCGTCCCCGGCGGCCGCGGCACCTGCCCCCCGCGACCCGCTGCTGGCGGACCTCACTCCCCGGGAAACCGAGATGCTGGAAGCGATGTCCGAGGGGCTGTCCAATGCGGAGATCGCGCACCGCTATTTCCTGTCGGAGGCCACCGTGAAGACCCATGTGCGGCGGATCCTGACCAAGCTGCACCTCCGTGACCGCGTCCAGGCCGTGGTGTACGCCTACGAAACCGGTCTGGTGACCCCGAGCAACCCGGACTACTGA
- a CDS encoding sensor histidine kinase encodes MIDAASVKDTPATPADASFAELAARRRGLLRRYLHRRPRVMDAVVVACYAVLVVPTVIDAANAGRWAAVGLLAAVALSLLLRRRRPVAVVVFVALAEVGVTLLHPWGSNVSAGLWFSLYAVAVVHTRRFTLLTMAVATAPLALLYFLAPVGPLDRELPTRAASPEEFHLVTSIAAGTSIAFSNIIATGIGISVRQRREHEQEIAAWAAQAARLGSVNERNRIAREMHDVVAHSLTVMVALSDGAAVVVRRDPERAAEVLAELSRTGRAALADMRRVLGVLRDDASAGQAPREPLADGASLGKLLDGFRTAGLPVHYSHMGPALPEDVALQLTVYRIVQESLTNVLRYGRALSRVDVLVVRDDSTVTIEVLDDGRGTVDAVTSGGTGQGLIGMKERAGIYGGTVEAGPAAGGWRVRAVLALNGKMRDGSR; translated from the coding sequence ATGATTGATGCTGCTTCCGTGAAGGACACGCCAGCCACACCGGCCGACGCGTCTTTCGCCGAGCTTGCGGCCCGACGGCGGGGCCTGCTCCGGCGCTACCTGCACCGGCGTCCGCGGGTCATGGATGCCGTGGTCGTCGCCTGCTATGCGGTGCTGGTGGTGCCCACCGTGATCGACGCCGCGAATGCGGGCAGGTGGGCCGCTGTCGGGCTGCTCGCCGCCGTCGCGCTGTCCCTGCTCCTGCGGCGCCGGCGCCCGGTGGCCGTGGTGGTGTTCGTTGCGCTGGCCGAAGTTGGCGTGACCCTGCTCCACCCGTGGGGCTCCAATGTGTCGGCAGGGCTGTGGTTTTCGCTTTACGCCGTGGCCGTAGTGCACACGCGCCGCTTTACCCTGCTCACGATGGCTGTGGCCACCGCGCCGCTGGCATTGCTGTACTTCCTGGCCCCGGTGGGGCCGCTGGACCGGGAACTGCCAACCCGTGCTGCCTCGCCCGAGGAGTTCCACCTGGTGACCAGCATCGCCGCGGGCACCAGCATCGCGTTTTCCAATATCATCGCCACCGGAATCGGCATTTCTGTCCGCCAGCGGCGTGAGCACGAGCAGGAAATTGCAGCGTGGGCCGCGCAGGCCGCCCGCCTGGGTTCCGTCAATGAACGCAACAGGATTGCCCGGGAGATGCACGACGTCGTTGCCCACTCGCTGACCGTGATGGTCGCCCTGTCCGACGGGGCCGCCGTCGTGGTCCGCAGGGATCCGGAACGCGCCGCAGAGGTCCTGGCAGAACTGTCCAGGACCGGCCGCGCCGCCCTCGCGGACATGCGCCGGGTACTCGGGGTCCTGCGGGATGACGCGTCCGCCGGCCAGGCGCCCCGTGAGCCGCTCGCGGATGGCGCCAGCCTCGGGAAGCTGCTGGACGGGTTCCGGACTGCCGGCCTTCCGGTCCATTACTCGCACATGGGTCCGGCGCTGCCGGAGGACGTGGCCCTCCAGCTGACCGTGTACCGAATCGTGCAGGAATCACTGACCAACGTGCTGCGCTACGGCCGCGCACTGAGCCGGGTGGACGTGTTGGTGGTGCGCGACGATTCCACCGTCACCATTGAAGTGCTCGACGACGGCCGGGGCACCGTTGATGCCGTCACTTCCGGCGGGACAGGACAGGGCCTGATCGGGATGAAGGAACGGGCTGGAATCTACGGCGGTACGGTGGAGGCAGGCCCTGCTGCCGGCGGCTGGCGTGTCCGGGCGGTCCTGGCACTGAACGGCAAGATGCGGGACGGCAGCCGCTGA
- a CDS encoding ABC transporter permease codes for MSTSTSTQPAAGPGRAATRNAASPGPGPSFFRVLNSEFIKFRTLLSTLILLVSTAVVMVGFGALSAWGTGQFADQASSDPEAAAAIAAQGGDLAVTVPTSGVAFAQLILGSLGVLLMSSEFTSGMARSTFAAVPKRLPAFIAKLVVVILSAFVLTAVSTYIAGLVAVPILDNFNLKLDLASSQSVKLLLVTSAYVAAVAAIGMAFGTLLRNSAGGIMALVGLFFVAPIAFQLIPGDFFEEARKYLPGNTINPLTAVEHVPDTLEVWQAALVLGAWVVVPVVLAMVLLKKRDV; via the coding sequence ATGAGCACATCGACTTCAACCCAGCCTGCCGCGGGTCCCGGCCGCGCTGCCACCCGCAACGCAGCAAGCCCGGGGCCCGGTCCAAGCTTCTTCCGGGTGCTGAACTCGGAATTCATCAAGTTCCGCACGCTCCTGTCCACGCTGATCCTGCTTGTTTCGACGGCCGTCGTCATGGTTGGCTTCGGCGCCCTATCCGCCTGGGGAACAGGCCAGTTCGCGGACCAGGCCAGCTCCGATCCCGAGGCGGCTGCGGCCATCGCGGCACAGGGCGGCGACCTCGCCGTCACGGTCCCCACCTCGGGCGTCGCCTTTGCACAGCTGATTCTGGGCTCATTGGGCGTCCTGCTCATGAGTTCGGAGTTCACCAGCGGCATGGCCCGCTCGACGTTCGCGGCCGTGCCCAAGCGGCTCCCCGCATTCATTGCCAAGCTCGTGGTGGTCATCCTCAGCGCCTTCGTCCTGACGGCAGTGTCCACCTACATCGCCGGCCTGGTTGCGGTGCCGATCCTGGACAACTTCAATCTCAAGCTCGACCTCGCCAGCTCGCAGTCGGTCAAGCTGCTCCTCGTCACCAGCGCGTACGTGGCAGCGGTGGCCGCAATCGGCATGGCATTCGGCACGCTGCTGCGGAATTCAGCCGGCGGCATTATGGCCCTCGTTGGCCTGTTCTTCGTGGCACCGATCGCGTTCCAGCTCATTCCGGGCGACTTCTTCGAGGAGGCCCGAAAGTACCTCCCCGGGAACACGATCAACCCGCTGACCGCCGTGGAGCACGTCCCGGACACACTCGAAGTCTGGCAGGCGGCCCTCGTACTCGGCGCCTGGGTGGTTGTGCCGGTGGTGCTGGCCATGGTCCTGCTGAAGAAACGGGACGTCTAG
- a CDS encoding ABC transporter ATP-binding protein, producing the protein MIEAEGLTKVYGDKTAVGGVSFTVQAGQVTGFLGPNGAGKSTTMRMIMGLDTPTAGTVTVNGVPFARHTAPLREIGALLDAKAVHTSRSAYNHLLAMAATHSIPRKRVHEVIDMTGLADVARKKVKGFSLGMGQRLGIAAALLGDPQTIILDEPVNGLDPEGVVWVRNLVKYLASEGRTVFLSSHLMSEMALTADHLIVIGRGKIIADAPIKDIITGKGQSRTRVRSDQPDRLMHVLAGTGVSVELQDHELLEVAGLDPRQIARSALDNQVLIYELTPLQASLEEAYMELTKDEVEYHSLITTGAPVPAQSGGN; encoded by the coding sequence ATGATTGAGGCAGAAGGCCTGACAAAGGTCTACGGCGACAAAACCGCCGTCGGCGGCGTCAGTTTCACCGTCCAAGCCGGCCAGGTCACCGGCTTCCTGGGACCCAACGGGGCCGGCAAGTCGACCACCATGCGCATGATCATGGGCCTGGACACCCCGACGGCGGGAACGGTCACCGTGAACGGCGTCCCGTTCGCCCGGCACACGGCACCGCTGCGCGAAATCGGGGCGCTGCTGGACGCCAAGGCCGTCCACACGAGCCGCTCCGCGTACAACCACCTGCTGGCCATGGCCGCCACGCACAGCATCCCGCGGAAGCGGGTGCACGAGGTCATCGACATGACAGGCCTCGCGGATGTGGCCCGGAAAAAGGTCAAGGGGTTCTCCCTGGGCATGGGGCAGCGGCTGGGCATCGCCGCCGCGCTCCTCGGCGATCCGCAGACCATCATCCTGGACGAACCCGTCAACGGACTCGATCCGGAAGGCGTGGTCTGGGTGCGAAACCTCGTGAAGTACCTGGCCTCCGAGGGGCGCACGGTGTTCCTCTCCAGCCACCTCATGAGCGAGATGGCCTTGACCGCCGACCACCTGATCGTGATCGGCCGCGGAAAGATCATCGCCGACGCACCCATCAAGGACATCATCACGGGCAAGGGCCAGAGCCGGACCCGGGTCCGCTCCGACCAACCCGACCGGCTCATGCACGTTCTCGCCGGAACAGGTGTCTCGGTGGAGCTGCAGGACCACGAACTCCTTGAGGTCGCGGGCCTGGACCCCCGACAGATCGCCCGCAGCGCCCTGGACAACCAGGTTCTGATCTACGAACTCACACCGCTCCAGGCGAGCCTCGAAGAGGCCTACATGGAGCTGACCAAGGACGAGGTCGAATACCACTCGCTGATCACCACGGGAGCCCCGGTTCCCGCCCAGTCCGGAGGCAACTGA
- a CDS encoding bifunctional phosphatase PAP2/diacylglycerol kinase family protein, whose protein sequence is MRRMLRRGPGWVAALDRTLMRAVSGFPGGHHDTFFRRLSASANKGKLWFGVAAVAAAIPGRTRRAAVHGLLAQGVASAVTNLVFKAVLPRARPLPEHLPVFRFVHPQPTSSSMPSGHSASAVAFALGTGLVQPVLGAVIAPVAAGVAYSRVHTGAHWPSDVLFGSAIGAGAALVTRKWWPVRPPMPATSRRRVEAAPLPQGEGLSIAVNTLGGSFSEETAAALKEVFPHAHITLIAPEDDVARRMEEAATLPGIVALGVWGGDGTVGTAAAAAVAHDLPLLVLAGGTLNHFARDAGTPSLMEAVAAAERGEAALADVGAVTVERGLADDPEKVELIMLNTASIGLYPNLVRRREHLQPALGKPLAGVVAMFRTFAVEKPITLIVNGVRHRLWIMYLGRGRYYPRDHAPLFRPVLDDGVLDVRMMTADESFARLRMLWSVLTGTVATSRITHLTEATRVRVECGTGPMVLAVDGETMPGVRAVEFTLKRAALRYYSPADGS, encoded by the coding sequence ATGCGACGAATGCTGCGCCGCGGCCCCGGCTGGGTTGCCGCCCTCGACCGCACGCTGATGCGGGCCGTCTCCGGCTTTCCGGGCGGGCACCATGACACCTTCTTCAGGCGCCTTTCGGCCTCGGCCAACAAGGGAAAGCTTTGGTTTGGCGTGGCTGCCGTGGCTGCCGCCATCCCCGGACGCACCAGGCGCGCGGCGGTCCACGGGCTGCTGGCCCAGGGTGTGGCGTCAGCCGTGACCAACCTCGTTTTCAAGGCCGTGCTGCCCCGCGCCCGGCCCCTGCCAGAGCACTTGCCGGTGTTCCGATTCGTCCATCCGCAACCCACCAGCTCGTCCATGCCCTCGGGCCACTCCGCCTCCGCGGTGGCGTTCGCCCTCGGCACGGGACTGGTGCAGCCCGTGCTTGGAGCCGTCATAGCTCCCGTGGCAGCGGGCGTCGCATACTCCAGAGTGCATACAGGCGCCCACTGGCCCTCGGATGTGCTGTTCGGTTCCGCGATCGGGGCCGGTGCAGCCCTCGTGACGAGGAAGTGGTGGCCTGTCCGCCCGCCCATGCCTGCCACCTCCAGGCGACGGGTGGAGGCGGCCCCGCTGCCGCAGGGCGAGGGCCTGAGCATCGCAGTGAACACGCTGGGCGGCTCCTTTAGCGAGGAAACCGCTGCCGCCCTGAAGGAAGTATTCCCGCACGCTCATATAACCCTCATTGCCCCCGAGGACGATGTGGCCCGGAGGATGGAGGAGGCAGCCACTCTGCCGGGCATCGTCGCTCTCGGCGTGTGGGGCGGGGACGGCACGGTGGGCACTGCCGCGGCTGCCGCCGTCGCACATGATCTTCCCTTGCTGGTGCTGGCCGGCGGAACCCTCAACCACTTCGCCCGCGATGCCGGAACGCCCTCCCTGATGGAGGCGGTGGCCGCAGCGGAACGCGGCGAAGCGGCGCTGGCAGACGTGGGCGCCGTGACTGTTGAACGCGGCCTCGCGGACGATCCCGAAAAGGTGGAGCTGATCATGCTCAACACCGCGAGCATCGGGCTGTACCCGAACCTGGTGCGGCGCCGCGAACATCTGCAGCCCGCGCTGGGCAAGCCGCTTGCCGGCGTCGTGGCGATGTTCCGGACCTTCGCCGTGGAGAAGCCGATTACGCTGATCGTCAATGGCGTCCGGCACAGGCTGTGGATCATGTATCTGGGCCGCGGCCGCTACTACCCCCGGGACCACGCCCCGCTCTTCCGGCCGGTGCTGGATGACGGTGTGCTGGACGTCAGGATGATGACTGCCGACGAGTCGTTCGCCCGGCTGCGCATGCTCTGGTCCGTGCTGACCGGTACGGTGGCGACGTCCAGGATCACCCACCTCACCGAAGCCACCCGTGTCCGCGTGGAATGCGGTACCGGGCCCATGGTGCTGGCGGTGGACGGCGAAACCATGCCCGGCGTCCGGGCCGTCGAGTTCACCCTGAAGCGCGCCGCCCTGCGCTACTACTCACCGGCGGACGGCAGCTGA
- a CDS encoding MFS transporter: MTSTQQLAGRQVSAAALATFIIFGANGLVFASWAARIPAVTEILGISSGQMGTLLLCTAVGSLIALPTAGHVITRIGTANSVRAGGLLAALASAGISASLLAESVPATAASLFFFGMGVGLWDVSQNVEGADVEHRLRKTVMPKFHAAFSGGAFVGALIGAGLSGLGVGLPQHLLVIAASVAVLTFVVPRYFLPHTAPEQPGDGEAKMARGPSAWRDGRTLLIGVVVLGATLTEGAGNDWIAKASVDGLGTSEATGALLFALFVLAMTAMRFFGGPVIDKYGRVAVLRGSMAAAALGLALFVFAGNLWLAAVGAALWGVGAALAFPMGMSAAADDPRHAAARVSVVSTIGYVAFLAGPPLLGYLGDLTGIHLALLAIGVPILVALLLAGAAKPLPVRE, translated from the coding sequence ATGACCTCAACCCAGCAGCTTGCCGGCCGGCAGGTCTCCGCCGCCGCCTTGGCCACGTTCATCATTTTCGGCGCCAACGGCCTGGTCTTTGCGAGCTGGGCGGCCCGCATTCCGGCTGTTACGGAGATCCTGGGAATCTCGTCCGGGCAGATGGGCACCCTGCTGCTGTGCACCGCCGTCGGATCGCTGATCGCGCTTCCCACCGCCGGCCACGTCATCACCCGGATCGGCACCGCCAACAGCGTGCGGGCGGGCGGCCTCCTCGCCGCGCTGGCGAGTGCGGGCATCTCGGCGTCGCTATTGGCTGAATCAGTGCCCGCCACGGCTGCCTCGCTTTTCTTCTTTGGCATGGGCGTGGGTCTCTGGGACGTATCCCAGAATGTTGAGGGGGCGGACGTCGAGCACCGGCTCCGGAAGACCGTGATGCCCAAGTTCCATGCGGCCTTCAGCGGCGGCGCCTTCGTGGGCGCGCTGATCGGGGCAGGCCTGTCCGGGTTGGGCGTTGGCCTGCCGCAGCACCTGCTGGTCATCGCCGCCTCGGTGGCCGTGCTGACGTTCGTGGTCCCCCGGTATTTCCTCCCCCACACCGCACCCGAACAGCCCGGCGATGGTGAAGCCAAGATGGCCCGCGGACCATCGGCATGGCGGGACGGCCGCACCCTGCTGATCGGCGTCGTGGTCCTTGGGGCCACGCTGACAGAGGGTGCAGGCAACGACTGGATCGCCAAGGCGTCAGTGGACGGACTGGGAACTTCCGAGGCCACCGGTGCCCTGCTCTTCGCCCTCTTTGTGCTGGCCATGACCGCCATGCGGTTCTTCGGCGGCCCGGTCATCGACAAGTACGGCCGGGTGGCAGTGCTCCGTGGAAGCATGGCTGCTGCTGCCCTGGGCCTGGCCCTGTTCGTCTTCGCCGGAAACCTCTGGCTGGCTGCTGTTGGCGCAGCGCTGTGGGGAGTGGGGGCGGCCCTGGCGTTTCCCATGGGAATGTCGGCCGCCGCGGACGATCCGCGGCACGCGGCGGCGAGGGTGTCGGTGGTTTCCACCATCGGCTACGTCGCCTTCCTGGCCGGTCCCCCGCTGCTTGGCTATCTGGGGGACCTGACGGGAATCCACCTGGCACTGCTGGCCATCGGTGTGCCCATCCTGGTCGCCCTGCTGCTCGCCGGCGCCGCCAAGCCTCTTCCAGTCAGGGAATAA